From Lycium ferocissimum isolate CSIRO_LF1 chromosome 12, AGI_CSIRO_Lferr_CH_V1, whole genome shotgun sequence, one genomic window encodes:
- the LOC132040574 gene encoding aldehyde oxidase GLOX-like yields MKTTTTTTSSSSNILFFILLHLFLVLTCHRNLASAAGGKWNLLMSNIGISAMHMQVLNNDKVIMYDRTDFGKSNISLPDGKCRYDQNDTTLKVDCTAHSVEYNVANNSIRPLMVQTDVWCSSGAVFPDGSLVQTGGFNDGDKVVRVFKPCNTSNNASTTCDWQEIPDGLVQRRWYATNHILPDGTQIVIGGRRAFNYEFYPKTASANRAYSLPFLVQTNDPRIENNLYPFVFLNVDGNLFIFANNRAILFDYTKNVVVKNYPQIPGGEPRSYPSTGSAVLLPLKNLQAKEIQAEVLVCGGAPKGSFISAENGNFWGALNTCGRIVITDPNPQWTLETMPLARTMGDMVILPNGNVLIINGAGMGTAGWKFGRDPVLKPVIYRPDNPFDSRFEIQNPSTIPRMYHSTAVLLRDGRVLVGGSNPHTYYNFTGVLFPTELSLEAFSPSYLDSGSGSLRPRIISPASQYTIGYGQRVPVRFKVSGSVNRNLVTVTMVAPGFNTHSFTMNQRLLVLPSENVKLVGEKAYQINVVTPNSAKLAPPGYYLLFVVHQDIPSEGIWIKIQ; encoded by the coding sequence ATGAagaccacaacaacaacaactagtagtagtagtaatattcttttcttcattcttttgcACCTCTTTCTGGTACTCACTTGTCACCGGAACTTAGCTTCCGCTGCTGGGGGCAAATGGAATTTACTAATGTCAAACATCGGCATTTCTGCCATGCACATGCAAGTCCTCAACAACGACAAAGTCATCATGTACGATCGTACTGATTTTGGCAAGTCCAACATCTCGTTGCCCGATGGAAAATGTCGTTATGACCAAAATGATACCACGTTAAAAGTCGATTGCACTGCCCATTCTGTCGAGTACAATGTTGCCAACAACTCTATACGTCCCCTCATGGTCCAAACTGATGTTTGGTGCTCCTCGGGCGCTGTATTCCCCGATGGTTCGTTAGTCCAAACTGGTGGATTCAATGATGGTGACAAAGTTGTTCGAGTTTTCAAACCATGTAATACTAGTAATAATGCAAGTACGACTTGTGATTGGCAAGAAATTCCAGATGGATTAGTTCAAAGAAGATGGTATGCTACAAATCATATATTGCCAGATGGTACACAAATTGTTATTGGTGGTCGTCGGGCTTTTAATTACGAGTTTTATCCCAAGACTGCTTCGGCTAATAGAGCATATAGTTTACCATTTCTTGTGCAAACAAATGATCCTAGAATTGAGAATAATTTATacccttttgtttttcttaatgtGGATGGGAACTTGTTCATTTTCGCTAATAATCGAGCTATCTTGTTCGATTACACCAAGAATGTGGTGGTGAAAAATTACCCACAAATACCAGGTGGTGAACCGAGAAGTTATCCTAGTACAGGTTCTGCAGTTCTTCTTCCGTTGAAGAATTTACAAGCAAAAGAAATTCAAGCTGAGGTTTTGGTATGTGGTGGAGCACCAAAAGGCTCGTTCATTAGTGCTGAAAATGGTAATTTTTGGGGTGCATTGAATACTTGCGGGCGGATCGTAATAACCGACCCGAATCCACAATGGACTTTGGAAACCATGCCATTGGCTAGGACAATGGGAGACATGGTGATTTTACCAAATGGAAATGTGTTGATAATTAATGGAGCAGGCATGGGCACAGCTGGATGGAAGTTTGGTAGGGACCCGGTTTTAAAACCCGTGATTTACCGACCCGACAACCCGTTTGATTCTCGGTTCGAGATTCAGAACCCGAGTACCATACCCAGGATGTACCATTCAACTGCGGTTTTACTCAGAGATGGTCGAGTTCTTGTTGGTGGTAGTAATCCACATACATATTACAACTTCACTGGAGTTCTTTTTCCTACAGAATTAAGCTTGGAGGCATTCTCACCATCTTATTTGGATTCAGGATCCGGGTCCTTGCGCCCACGGATCATCTCACCCGCTTCGCAGTATACTATCGGGTATGGGCAACGGGTGCCGGTTCGATTTAAGGTTTCCGGGAGTGTAAACAGAAATTTGGTCACGGTGACAATGGTTGCACCTGGATTTAACACACATTCATTTACTATGAACCAAAGATTATTGGTGCTACCAAGTGAAAATGTGAAACTAGTTGGGGAAAAAGCTTACCAAATAAATGTGGTCACTCCAAATTCAGCTAAATTAGCTCCACCTGGATATTATCTTCTCTTTGTGGTTCATCAAGATATACCAAGTGAAGGAATTTGGATCAAAATCCAGTGA